Sequence from the Haloarcula sp. DT43 genome:
GTTGTTCCACAGGAGGCTCGTCGCCATCGGCTGGCCGGCGTAGTTCGCCTCGACGTACGCTTCGTCGCCGACGACCAGCAGCGGCTGTTCCGGGCGGTCGATGAAGGCGCCCATGAGACCCGGCGTGTGTCCGGGGAGGTGCAGCAGTTCGATGCCGTCTGCGAGGTGGTAGCTGTCGCCGTGGACGATTTCCCAGTTCAGGTCGCGGTCGAAGTCGCTGGCCAGATAGGCGATAGAGCCCTCGTCCGTGTTCGCGCTGTAGTACGCGTACGGGAGTTCTTTGCGGTGGACGTAGATTGGAACGTCCGTTCCCGCGAAGTTGTGCAGGCCGCCGGCGTGGTCCAGGTGCAGGTGGCTCATCACGACGGCGTCGACGTCGTCGACGCTGTAGCCCGCCGCTTCGAGGTCGGTCGACAGGGCGTGGTCGGCGGCGTCGACGTGTGCGAACGCTTCGTACAGCGGCGTCGGCCAGTACCCGTCCCCGGCCTCCGGATGGGAGCCGGTGTCCCAGAGGACAGTCAGGTCCGGCGTCTCCACGACGAGGTTCCAGACGACGTAGGTCTCGTAGTCGTGTTCCGGGTCGCGGTCGGACGCCGTCGCGACGCTGTGGCCGTCGACGACGAAGTTCCGGTCGGCCCGTACGCGGCCACGGTCGAGCAGTGTCACTGTGAGGTCGTCCATGCGATAGCTACGGGCCGTGCGAAGGTAAAGAACGGTGCCGAACCGCGCCCTCGACGTGCTTCCCTTCGTGTTGTAGTGGACCTACAGCCGGTTGCCACGGTAACGCGGGTCTCGTCCCGGGTCAGCGGCGATTCCCTTTATATTGGAGCCAGCAGGAATAGCGGTGCACCCACACACACCACCCTGCAAGTGTTCTGGGCGTTCTCGGGGGAGGGGGTGGGGAGGGGCACTTTCCCCAGAGCGAACTTAAATGAACGGACACTGGTGGAGAGGAACTGCCTCTCAGTGGAGTAGATATGGGCTTAGAGCGGTGAAAAGACGAATAGATGCGGCTAGACCTGATAATAGAGCTCATCACGGTTCGGTGACTAGCAGCAATAAGTTCATATACCATAAAATATAAAAACAAAATCTAGATTGACAGTCGAGTCAAAACGGACGGGACGAAATCACAGGACTGAAGTGGTATAACTCAGGATTAGCTGTAGCGGCCCGCTCGTGCCCGTTCTCCGGAGCGGTTCGAGAAACACTTGCAGGGTGGTGTGTGACTGCACGGCGCGAAAACACTTGAAACACTTGCACGGTGGTCACTGGTTTTATATACGGTCACTCGAAAGGTGGGGGTACGATGGTCGACGTGAACGAGAACCCGTTCGACGGGACTGACGCGATCTTCGAACGCAAGCAGCCACTGAAGAAGGACACGTTCACGCCGGACACTATCTTCCACCGCGACGAGGAAATCGAGTTCTACATCAACGCCCTTCAGGACGTCATCGTCGGCCACGACCCGAACAACGTCTTCGTGTACGGTCCGACCGGTGTCGGGAAGACCGCCGTTACGAAGTGGGTCCGGGACAAGCTCGAAGAGAAGGCCGAGGCCGAGGACATCCCCCTCACCGTCATCGGGCCGATTAACTGCCGGAACTACCGGTCGGCGTATGCGCTGGTCAACACGCTCGTCAACGAGTTCCGTGACCCGGAGAACCAGCTCCCGGAGAGCGGCTACAGCACCGACAGCGTCTTCGAGTTCCTCTACGAGGAAATCGAAGCCGTCGGCGGGAACGTGCTTATCATCCTGGACGAAATCGACAACATCCCAGCGGACGCACGGAACGACTTCCTCTACGAACTGCCGCGGGCCGAAGCCAACGAGAACACGCCCATCACCGACGCGAAGGTCGGGCTCATCGGCATCTCGAACGACCTCAAGTTCGTCGACGTGCTGGAGCCGAAGGTGAAATCGACGCTTGGGGAGCGGGAAATCAAGTTCGGCCCGTACGACGCGACCGAACTCCGCGATATTCTGGGCTACTACGCGGACATCGCCTTCCGGGAGGACGTTCTCGGCGAAGACGTCGTCCCGCTGGCGGCGGCCTTCTCGGCGCAGGAACGCGGCGACGTTCGCCAGGGGCTCCGCATTCTCGAAAAGGCCGGGGAGTACGCGCGGATGGAGGGGGCAGACGGCGTGACGGAGGCACACACGCGGCGAGCGACGGACACTATCGAGACCGACGAACTCCTCGATTACTTCGAACACGACCTGAGTTCACAGCAGGCGCTGACGTATCTCGCGACGACGCTGGCGCTCATCGAACCGAAACACGAGGCCTCGACGAAGCGAATCTACAACCTCTACTCCTCGATTGCGGAGTCCAGCGGCCGCCGGGTGAAATCCGAGCGCAAGATATACGAGTTCCTCGACCAGCTCTCGATGCAGGGGCTGGTCCGCTCTGCCGAGCGGAACCTCGGCCGGAAAGGGGGGCGCAAGTACATCTACGAGGTCACGGACGACCCGACGGACATCATCAACGCCGCGCTGCAGTCCTCCTACAGCGACGCCGTGCCGAGCAACGTCAACGGGATTCTCGAACACTATCTCGAGGACGAGGCGACCGAGTTCGAGGCCCCGGACACCACCGACGACGAGCAACAGAACCTCTGGCAGTTCACGTAGCCACCCCTCCCCCGCGAACCCCGAGAACACTTGCACGGTGGTGTGTGTGTGTCCAGCGACGAGTGCTCCCTCGCGCGGTCCAGAACAGTTGCAGGGTGGTGTGTACCCATGAACGGTCGCAGAGACGGGGCAACAGCGGACGGTCACGCCGGGTCCACCACGTATGGCGCGGAGAACACTTGCAGACCGGTGTACCCGTCCGGTCTCGGCGGCCGGACACCCCGCTTCGAAAACACTTGCAGGGTGGTGTCGACGCCGATTCGACGGTGAAAACGCCCAGCACGCGCGCTCGGAACACTTGCAGGGTGGTGTGAACCCCGTTCGTGAAACACTTGCAGGGCGGTGTGTGAGACACCAGCCAGCCGAGTCGCGCTGTGAGATGTCCGTAGCACGGTGATCCCGGGCGCTCTGGCCGCACGCGAACACTTGTAGGGTGGTGTCTGAACACGCGTACACCGTTCTGGGCCGACTGCAGCCGAACCCGGAACACTCGCAGGGTGGTGAGAGAACACTCGTACGGTGGTGTCCCGACCCCGGGAACGCCGGGACTCCGTGGCGGCTGTCCCGCCGGCCTGTGCAGGCAGTCCGGTCTCGGCCCCGTCGCCGTGGTCGACCCGTTCGGCCCGAAGAACACTCGCAGGGTGGTGTTCCCCCGAAAAACCGGCCTGTAGCCCGGGTGGGGAACGGACCCGAGGGGACCGCGTCGTTATTTCGGCGCCTGGTTGTAGATGAGGTTCCGCTGGATGTCGTTTGCGCCCTCGTAGATGACCGGAATCCGGACGTCCCGGTACACGCGGGAAATCCGGTTCTCCGTCAGCACGGACCGGCCGCCGTGGAGTTGCATCCCCTTCTCCGCGCAGTCCATGGCGGCCTCGGTCGCTTTCGTCTTCGCCAGCGCGGCCCAGTAGCCGGCGTTCTCCTGATTGGCGACGCGTTCGGCGGCGTGCCAGGTGAGCGTCCGGGCCGACTGGAGGCCCAGTTGCATGTCGGCCAGCTTGTGCTGGACCGCCTGGAACTCGTCGACGGTCCTCCCGAAGGCCTCGCGGTCGTGGACGAACTCCCAGGCCTCCTCGATGGCCGCCGCGGCGAGACCGATGCCGTGGCCGCCGACGACGACGCGCCCGTGGTTGAAGAACTCCGCGAGCATGTAGAAGCCGGCCCCCTCGACGCCGACGAGGTTCTCCTCCGGAATCCGGCAGTCGTCGAGCACGATGTGTGCCTGCTTGGACGCCCGGAAGCCCATCTTCTCGGGGATGTGCTCGGCGTGGTAGCCGTCGGCGTCCGTCGGGACGATGAACATCGAGTAGTTCCCGTAGCGGTCGTTCGGGTCGTCGCCGGTCTTCGCGTACAGCGTCACCCAGTCGGCCTCGACGCCGTTGCCTATCCAGTACTTCTCGCCGTTGATGACCCACTCGTCGCCGTCCTTCTCGGCGGCCGTGGTCATCCCGGCGAGGTCGCTCCCGGTCTCCGGTTCGGAGACGGCCAGGCCAGTGAGCTGCTCGCCCGCGGCGACGGGCCGGAGGAACTCCTCTTTCTGCCACTCGTCGCCGTGGTCCTCGACGATTTCCGCGCCGAAACTGGCCAGCTGGAGCGTCAGCGCGATGCCCGCGTCGGCCCTGTACAGCTCTTCGGCCATCGCCAGCATCTGCTGGAGGTCGTAGCCGCTCCCGCCCCACTCCTCGCCGATGTCTTGAGCGACGAGGCCGGCCTCCGTGGCCGCTTCGAGTACCTCCCAGGGGTACTCCCCGGACGCGTAGTACTCGCCGGCGACCGGCTCGATGTGCTCCGCGGCGAACTCCCGGGCGTCCGCCTTGACCTCGCGTGCGTGCTCCGGAACGAGCTTCTCCGACAGTAGGTCCATGGGAACTGTCATGGTTTGTGTACTCATATACTCCGTGGAACTCTGCCAAACCCCGTTGTAGTTGTTTCCGATAAAATCCTGATAATCGGCCAGCACGCTTTTTGGTGACTGTGGCCTTCCACGGACATGAACCGCCGAGACTACCTGCTCGCCGGAGCCAGCCTCGGAACCGCCGGGCTCGCGGGCTGTTCGTTTCTCGCCGCGGCCGAAACACCGCCGCCGGACGTTCCGACACAGCGCCTCGAGGAGGGCGGCTGGACGCAGACGAACCAGTCCTCGGAGACGGTGTTCGACCGCAGCTACGGCCCGGTGTCGGTCGAGGCCGTCTCCAGTACGGTCCAGTACGCCGACGAACAGCTACGGGAGCGCGTCGCGGACCGGACCCTCGACCAGGTCCAGACCGCCCTCTCCGTATTTTTCGCCACGCGAGTGGACTTCAGTCCGAATCTGGACAACCTCCCCGGCGGCGTGGGCCGCGAGGAACTGCTGACGGAAGTCCGGACGAACGCCCGCGATAGCTTCGAACAGCAGATGGAAGCCCAGGGCCTGACCGACATCGAGAAGACCGGCGAGGGAACCGTCGACATCGACACCGGCGAGACGGCCGAGACAGTGGAACTGTCGGCCGTCTACCCGTTCGAGGGGATTTCCTTCGACGTGACCGAATCGGAGGCCGTCGAGATACCCGCGAGCGACATCGACATCTCGGCGATGTTCGCCGTCTGGCACCACGGCGACTTCGTTCTCATCTCCGGGGGCGCGTACCCGGCACAGGACTTCGAACAGGCCGTCGAGAACTCCCTGAGCGACGGCATCACGGTCACCGTCAACGTCGACCTCGGCCTGGAGCCGGACACCTACCGCTCCGAAGTCCGGGACCTGGTCACCGGCGTCCAGTGACCGGTCACTCCGGGGCGGCGTCGTCGGGGACGCGCCCCTCGACGAGCGACTCGTCGGCGTACTCGTCCCGAAGCGCCTTCTTGTCGAACTTCCCGGTCGCCGTCTTCGGGACCTCGTCGATGGTGATGAAGTTGTCCGGTACCCACCACTTGGGGTAGGAGTCGAGGATGTGGTCCCGGAGTTCCGCGGCCAGCGCGTCTTCGTCGGCGTCGGCCGCCGGCACAATCATCGCCAGCGGCCGCTCCTGCCAGCGCTCGTGTGGGACGCCGATGACCGCCGCCTCGTTGACGCCGTCGTGGGCTATCAGCTCGTTTTCCAGTTCGAGCGAGGATATCCACTCCCCGCCGCTCTTGATGACGTCTTTCGCGCGGTCGACTATCTTGATGTAGCCGTCCTCGTCGACGGACACCACGTCACCGGTCTTCAGGTAGCCGTCCTCGAACTCCTGCTCGTTCGCCTCGGGCCGCTTGAAGTACTCCGTGGTCACCCACGGGCCGCGGACGCACAGTTCGCCGAAGTCCTCGCCGTTGTGCGGGACCTCGTTGCCGTTGTCGTCGACGACGCGGAACTCGAGGCCCGGCGAGATGAGTCCCTGTTTCGCACGCTTGTCCAGCTGGGTCTGGTAGTCGGCGTCCTGCAGGTCGCTGCGCAGGGTCGCCACCGCGCCGACAGGGGTCGTCTCGGTCATCCCCCAGGCGTGGACGAGCTCCACGCCGTGGTCGTCGAAGAAGCGAATCATCGCCTCGGGCGCGGCACTGCCGCCCACGATGAGGCGTTCGAGCGAGGAGAGGTCCACGTCGTATTCCTTGATGTACTCCATCAGCCCCAGCCAGACGGTCGGGACGCCGGCGGTGACAGTGACGTTCTCCTCCTCGATGAGCGTCGCGAGGTCCGCCGGCTCGGGCTGTGGGCCGGGGTAGACGTGCTTGGCCCCGCCGGCGGTCGCCGAGAACGGGAGCCCCCACGCGTTGACGTGGAACATCGGGACGACCGGCATCACGACGTCGTCGTCGTCGAGGGGAATCCCCTGCGGCGACTGAATCGCCATCGTGTGGCTCCAGAGCATCTGCTGGGTGTACTCGACGCCCTTCGGGCGGCCGGTCGTGCCGGACGTGTAGCAGAGGCCCGCCGGCCGCTCCTCCTCGAGTTCGGGCCAGTCGTACTCCGTCGGCTGGTCGGCGATGAACGACTCGTAGGCGACGGCGTCGAGGTCCGTCTCGGGAACGGATTCGCTCATCACGACGAACCGCTCCACCGAGTCGAAGGAGTCTGGGTCGTCGGCGGCGGCCCCCTCCAGTTTCGGCAGGAGCGACTCGTCGACGAAGACGAGCCGGTCCTGCGCGTTGTCGACGATGTACTGGATGTGTTCGTCGGGCAGGAGCGGATTGATGGTGTGGAGCTGCGCACCGATTCCGGGGACGCCGAAGTACGTCTCGAAGTGCCGGCTGTGGTTCCAGCAGAACGTCCCGAGCCGTTCGCCGTCGCCGTAGCCGGCCTCGTCGAGCGCGTTCGCCAGCTGTGCCGTCCGTTCGGCGTACTCGGCGTAGTCGTGCCGGACGACTCCTTCGTGAGTGCGTGAGACGACCTCTGTGTCGGGATACAGTGTCTCTGCACGCCACAGGAACGGTCGGAGCGTCTGCGGGCTTCCTCCTGGCATACCACCACGCAAGGGCCCCCGGTACAAGAAACTCTGTTAAATCTTTGATGAAGGAAAAGCAGTTCATCCGCGCCGTCCGTCCGGTCTCGTCGGCTGTCCTACACTTCGATTTCCTGCATCAGGTCGACAAGCTCCTCCAGTTCCGGGAACGTGTACACCTTCACGTTGATGTCGGACTCCAGGGCGTGGACGCGGGAGTCGAACATCAGCGCCATCTCGTTGTCCCGGTCGCCGACGAGCTGGTCGACCATTCCACTCCCGGGGCCGAAGGTGAAGCTCGGCGTCGAGATGTCGATGGTCGTATCGAGGACGTTCGCCCAGCCGTCGATGAAGCCGCTGGTCATGATGTTCCCGATTTCCTGAATCGCCGACCGCTCCATGTCGGTGAAGCCGCTGGCGTTGGGGTCAGTCTCGCCCATGTCGCCTATCATCCCGGTGGCGAGGTCCTTCGCGCTTTCGGCGTTGAACAGGAACAGGATGTGCCCGTGGGGCTTCTCGACCATCTCGATACTGATACCGATTTGCTTCTCGTCGCCGACGTGTGTCTTGATATCCGGAATGTCGATGAAGTTGATTTTCGTTATCTCCATCTCCGTCTCCATCCCCGTCATCTGGCTGAGGTGGTTCGCGACCGTGTTACCGCCCTGTTTAGCCATCTGATTGAACAACCCGAGCTTCCGAATATCTATCATCAGACTCATTCGTTAGGACCAGCGTTAGCGCTCAGTTGTGGGGCCTCCCACATAAGCTATGCACCCGCATTTTCGTCAGCGAGAATCGGAGCGGTCCGCGGAACTGTTCGGGCGTGTCGATGCCACACTCGTCGACGGTGAATCACTCGACGCGGACGCTCACGGCGACGCCCTCGCCGAGGGGCAACAGCCCGGTCTCGAACGCCGGGTCGCCGCCGACGCGGTCGAGATACGCGGCGATGCCGCGGCTCGTCTCGTTGGCATCGACGTCGTCGCCGGCAAGCAGCGCCCGCACGTCCTCGAACTCCAGCGGCCCGGCCGCTATCATGTTGTCGGCGACGACGGCCCCGCCGACCGGCACCTTCGACCGGACCGCCTCGAAGGCCTCGACGTACCGGTGTTTCTCGTTGTCGATGAGCACCACGTCGAACGGGCCGTCGTAGCGGTCGACGGTCTCGATTGCGTCCCCGTGTTCGAAGGTGGCCCGGTCGGCGAACCCGCCGCGGTCGAGGAACTCGCGGGCCTCGTCCAGTTCGTCGGCGTCGACTTCGGTCAGGACTAGCTGTCCGTCGTCGCCGACGGCGGGGGCCATCCAGTACGCCGAGTAGCCAAAGCCCGACCCGAACTCGAAGACCCGGTCGGCGTCGACCATCCGGGCGACGAGGCGGAGCCAGCCGCCGACGGCGGGACCGACCGTCGGGAACCCCTCCAGGTCGGCCTTGGCGTCCATCTCCTCGATGACCGGGTCGCTTTCCGGCGCTATCGTGCGGGCGAACTGCTCTGTGATCGCCGGGAGCGGCGTCTCGTCCATGCCAGGCTATGCCGACAGCGGCCACATAAATGGTCGGGCGCGACTACCCGAGTTCGAGGCGCTCGACGTACCGGATGACCGACTCCAGGGCGGGATTGGGGTAGTACTCGACGGTGTTGTCCGCCGACTCGTAGGAGAGAATCCCGAGGTCGTCCAGTCGGGGCAGGTGATTGTGCGCCAGCGACACGCCCACCTGGTCGCGCGACTGGGGCGTCTCCCTGGCCGGGATGGCCTTCTCGCGTTCGTAGACGCGCTCGACGAGTTCGTCCAGCGT
This genomic interval carries:
- a CDS encoding N-acyl homoserine lactonase family protein, producing MDDLTVTLLDRGRVRADRNFVVDGHSVATASDRDPEHDYETYVVWNLVVETPDLTVLWDTGSHPEAGDGYWPTPLYEAFAHVDAADHALSTDLEAAGYSVDDVDAVVMSHLHLDHAGGLHNFAGTDVPIYVHRKELPYAYYSANTDEGSIAYLASDFDRDLNWEIVHGDSYHLADGIELLHLPGHTPGLMGAFIDRPEQPLLVVGDEAYVEANYAGQPMATSLLWNNGAWKESLERCRDRQRATGAEVLLGHDPAVFENVAGTGA
- a CDS encoding long-chain fatty acid--CoA ligase, which produces MPGGSPQTLRPFLWRAETLYPDTEVVSRTHEGVVRHDYAEYAERTAQLANALDEAGYGDGERLGTFCWNHSRHFETYFGVPGIGAQLHTINPLLPDEHIQYIVDNAQDRLVFVDESLLPKLEGAAADDPDSFDSVERFVVMSESVPETDLDAVAYESFIADQPTEYDWPELEEERPAGLCYTSGTTGRPKGVEYTQQMLWSHTMAIQSPQGIPLDDDDVVMPVVPMFHVNAWGLPFSATAGGAKHVYPGPQPEPADLATLIEEENVTVTAGVPTVWLGLMEYIKEYDVDLSSLERLIVGGSAAPEAMIRFFDDHGVELVHAWGMTETTPVGAVATLRSDLQDADYQTQLDKRAKQGLISPGLEFRVVDDNGNEVPHNGEDFGELCVRGPWVTTEYFKRPEANEQEFEDGYLKTGDVVSVDEDGYIKIVDRAKDVIKSGGEWISSLELENELIAHDGVNEAAVIGVPHERWQERPLAMIVPAADADEDALAAELRDHILDSYPKWWVPDNFITIDEVPKTATGKFDKKALRDEYADESLVEGRVPDDAAPE
- a CDS encoding O-methyltransferase; protein product: MDETPLPAITEQFARTIAPESDPVIEEMDAKADLEGFPTVGPAVGGWLRLVARMVDADRVFEFGSGFGYSAYWMAPAVGDDGQLVLTEVDADELDEAREFLDRGGFADRATFEHGDAIETVDRYDGPFDVVLIDNEKHRYVEAFEAVRSKVPVGGAVVADNMIAAGPLEFEDVRALLAGDDVDANETSRGIAAYLDRVGGDPAFETGLLPLGEGVAVSVRVE
- a CDS encoding chemotaxis protein CheC yields the protein MSLMIDIRKLGLFNQMAKQGGNTVANHLSQMTGMETEMEITKINFIDIPDIKTHVGDEKQIGISIEMVEKPHGHILFLFNAESAKDLATGMIGDMGETDPNASGFTDMERSAIQEIGNIMTSGFIDGWANVLDTTIDISTPSFTFGPGSGMVDQLVGDRDNEMALMFDSRVHALESDINVKVYTFPELEELVDLMQEIEV
- a CDS encoding acyl-CoA dehydrogenase family protein; amino-acid sequence: MDLLSEKLVPEHAREVKADAREFAAEHIEPVAGEYYASGEYPWEVLEAATEAGLVAQDIGEEWGGSGYDLQQMLAMAEELYRADAGIALTLQLASFGAEIVEDHGDEWQKEEFLRPVAAGEQLTGLAVSEPETGSDLAGMTTAAEKDGDEWVINGEKYWIGNGVEADWVTLYAKTGDDPNDRYGNYSMFIVPTDADGYHAEHIPEKMGFRASKQAHIVLDDCRIPEENLVGVEGAGFYMLAEFFNHGRVVVGGHGIGLAAAAIEEAWEFVHDREAFGRTVDEFQAVQHKLADMQLGLQSARTLTWHAAERVANQENAGYWAALAKTKATEAAMDCAEKGMQLHGGRSVLTENRISRVYRDVRIPVIYEGANDIQRNLIYNQAPK
- a CDS encoding Cdc6/Cdc18 family protein translates to MVDVNENPFDGTDAIFERKQPLKKDTFTPDTIFHRDEEIEFYINALQDVIVGHDPNNVFVYGPTGVGKTAVTKWVRDKLEEKAEAEDIPLTVIGPINCRNYRSAYALVNTLVNEFRDPENQLPESGYSTDSVFEFLYEEIEAVGGNVLIILDEIDNIPADARNDFLYELPRAEANENTPITDAKVGLIGISNDLKFVDVLEPKVKSTLGEREIKFGPYDATELRDILGYYADIAFREDVLGEDVVPLAAAFSAQERGDVRQGLRILEKAGEYARMEGADGVTEAHTRRATDTIETDELLDYFEHDLSSQQALTYLATTLALIEPKHEASTKRIYNLYSSIAESSGRRVKSERKIYEFLDQLSMQGLVRSAERNLGRKGGRKYIYEVTDDPTDIINAALQSSYSDAVPSNVNGILEHYLEDEATEFEAPDTTDDEQQNLWQFT